From one Perca flavescens isolate YP-PL-M2 chromosome 4, PFLA_1.0, whole genome shotgun sequence genomic stretch:
- the LOC114554930 gene encoding uncharacterized protein LOC114554930, with protein sequence MRSLPGSKKSAFHPLESSPSAITQTPQLSSPSSAKPILRPPVLEIECVSVASPSRPSSPCRASLGSQSSLNALSSPKLPGRSWYTDFHVKWDQMPAAIRTAVDNQTRPSPGDRQAMVKAVVDQMLQHDQNPTRATCHSIVRGIVRDYPKSFADVGRNGDILGDGCHSLLQQIKTRVEYKNRNNTLAQRRRKKRPTTRVAEETGVMARGPVDRYGCVRWCPAELPAGETEATLDEMKRQLHNIYSEEGMGGAGRAEALIEKTYVIQRRYLNSLLAPAISDIKEEWPFLFSQRGLYSHFSLLTDIPILIKLQEALKNRGSTLIRFCQELKRHPEIEDILNNFEPEASDKAACILLLLLAYFKEPKSAIVLETDLILQPCATAADVQRTVMLPSTPCLIIQGDLMKPKTWMLSTEGQVVMGPDDSFINGIAAVFASYYNFNLQYPEDGSCTLEFIQRCFLGINPEVGSESKKKQLGGINPHVSTLMRKLVDFEWMSM encoded by the exons ATGAGATCTCTGCCAGGCAGTAAGAAG TCTGCATTTCATCCACTTGAGTCATCCCCGTCTGCTATCACCCAGACTCCCCAGCTCTCTTCCCCCTCCTCAGCTAAACCCATCCTCC GACCTCCGGTGCTTGAAATAGAATGTGTTTCAGTAGCCTCTCCATCCCGCCCAAGTAGTCCATGTCGGGCGTCATTGGGTTCCCAAAGCTCTCTGAACGCTTTATCTTCACCCAAACTACCTGGCAGGTCATGGTACACAGACTTCCATGTCAAGTGGGACCAGATGCCAGCAGCAATCCGAACAGCAGTGGACAATCAAACAAGACCATCACCAGGGGACAGACAAGCTATGGTGAAGGCAGTGGTGGACCAGATGCTTCAGCATGATCAgaacccaaccagagcaacaTGTCACAGCATTGTCCGGGGCATTGTAAGGGATTATCCCAAAAGTTTTGCTGATGTTGGTAGAAACGGAGACATTCTTGGAGATGGCTGTCACTCTCTTCTTCAGCAGATTAAAACGAGAGTGgaatataaaaatagaaacaatacTCTTGCACAGCGACGCAGAAAGAAAAGGCCCACCACTAGGGTGGCTGAGGAAACCGGAGTGATGGCAAGAGGCCCTGTGGATCGGTACGGATGTGTGAGGTGGTGTCCTGCAGAACTTCCTGCTGGTGAGACCGAGGCAACCTTAGATGAAATGAAAAGGCAGCTGCACAACATCTACTCAGAGGAAGGGATGGGCGGGGCAGGGAGAGCTGAAGCTTTGATTGAGAAGACATACGTCATCCAGCGGCGGTACCTCAACAGTTTGCTCGCACCTGCCATTTCAGACATTAAGGAAGAAtggccttttcttttctctcagagAGGCCTTTACTCCCACTTTAGTCTGCTGACAGATATCCCCATCCTTATTAAGTTGCAAGAGGCCCTAAAAAATAGAGGCAGTACACTTATTCGGTTCTGCCAGGAACTCAAACGCCATCCAGAGATTGAGGACATCCTGAATAATTTCGAGCCAGAGGCTTCAGACAAGGCTGCATGTATCCTCCTGCTCCTGTTGGCGTACTTTAAGGAGCCCAAGAGTGCCATCGTGCTTGAGACGGAT TTAATTTTACAGCCGTGTGCCACAGCCGCTGATGTGCAGAGAACAGTGATGCTACCGAGCACCCCCTGCTTGATTATCCAAG GTGACCTGATGAAGCCAAAGACTTGGATGCTATCCACTGAAGGACAAGTGGTGATGGGGCCAGACGACAGCTTCATCAATGGGATAGCAGCCGTTTTTGCAAGCTATTACAACTTTAATCTGCAGTATCCTGAGGACGGCTCATGTACTCTGGAGTTTATTCAAAG GTGCTTCTTGGGTATTAACCCTGAGGTGGGCTCCGAATCGAAGAAGAAACAGTTGGGAGGCATCAACCCACATGTGAGCACACTCATGAGAAAACTTGTGGACTTTGAATGGATGTCGATGTAG